The genomic interval ATAGTTTTTTATTAGATTTTTTTAACCAGAATTAGACAATTTCTCCTATTTTTTTATCTTTCATATGATATAAAAACAAAATATTAATAATAAATATCAAAATATATTATAATTTTATCTAATTTTTATTGTCATTTTATCATATTTTTAATAATATAAATATAATAGCACATGAAATGGGTGATAATATTTTTTATTGGATGCTCTCCATTATATTGATTCTTCTTATCTGTATCCCTTTAGCTTATAGTTTAGGATTATCTACAGGTTTTCGAAATGGTTTTCAAGATGGTTATGAAAATAATCCTTTAGTTAATAATGGGTCACAGGCAGTCAGCGATATTATATTTTTATTAGAAAATATGAAATTGGATGAGAAGAAAGATTTGTCAAAAATCTATAAACTATTAAATGATTTAGACAAGTCATTAAATGATATTGAAAAAAAGTAAAAACCTTTAAAGACAATCCTTTAAAGGTTTTTACTTTATTCTTCATTTAAAAATATTAAAACATAATTTATAATAATAAATCTAATAAATAATCATCTTTTTTATTTAATAAATGCGTTGATTTAATAATTCTAATAGTCTGAGATTTTCCTCTAATAAGTAATGTTTCAGTTGTTGCCATCGTACCATTTCGTCTAACACCTTGTAGTAATTCACCATTTGTAATTCCAGTCAATGAAAAAATAAAATCATCGCCACGAATTAAATCATCAATAATTAATTTTTTTCCAATCTCAACACCTATTTCAGCACATCTTTTTGCCTCAATTTCAGCAAGTTCAAAACAATTATCATCCTTTGGATAAACCTGATTATATGGTACAAGTCTTCCTTCCATGTTTCCACCTAATGCTCGAATAGCTGTCGCTAATAACACGCCTTCAGGAGCTCCGCCTATGCCATATAAGACGTCTATATCACTAAATGGCATACAAGCTAATAAGCCCATAACAATGTCACCCTCACCAGAGGTATAGACCTTAATATTAAGAGACTTCATTAATTCAATCGCTTTATGATGTCTTTCTCTATCTAAAATAGCAACTGTTAAATCTGAAAAATCTTTACCTAATGCTTTTGCGATATTAATCAAATTATCTTTAAGTGGTAAATCAAGATTAATAGCGTCTTTTGCTCCTTCGCTTACTGCTAATTTTTCCATATACATATCTGGAGCTTTTAATATTAAACCTTTTTCAGCAGCAGCTAAAACACATACGCCATTATTTTTTCCTTCACTGACGAGTTTAGTGCCATCTATCGGATCTACCGCAATGTCTAAACGCATTCCCCCTTTTCCAACCTTTTCGCCGATGTAAAGCATAGGTGCTTCATCCATCTCACCTTCACCTATTACAATCTCACCATCAAAATCTAAAATGTTCATCATATACCGCATTGCTTTAACCGCAGCATCATCAGCCTTATTTTTATCATGTCTACCAATAAGTTTATAGGCAGCTAATGCCCCTTGTTCAGTAATTCTAGAAAATTCAAAAACTATATTACGCATTCTTAACATACTCATATCTCCTTAACTACAAATTACATTTTTTATCATATCGCAATCCTCATTTGAAGTCAATGTATTTAGGTGTATTTAGTCAATTTATCGTTTTATAAGTAGTTTTTTACCTTCTATAAAATTAATTGATACGTTCTCTTAACCACTCATAAAAATTATCATCTTTTGCATGATGAATTAAATCATTAAGATTTATCTCTTTAGTTAAATAGCTAAAAATAGCTGCGTAGTACTTATAAGCAACTTGTTTTTCATTTTTGATAATATCCCATATAGTTGCTTCAGAACAAGTAAAATTTAAAAATTGTTTACTAGCAAATATAGCAAACCCTTCAAAAAACCAGTTAGGCCCCATTGCCTCTTCATTCCCATCTAAAATTCGAACATGAAATCTATGAGCTAATTCATGTGTTAACAATCTTTCAAATCCTAGTCGATCTTCTCCTTCTATGGGATAGATATTTTGATATTCCTTAGATGATATTGAAATTAACACCTTATTTTCTAATACTGCAGATATGGTTTTAGGCAGTTCAATGTTTCGATTCAAATTTAAAAAAGAGATTAATCGTTCTTTAAATGCCTCTTGTGAATCATATATTTCAACACGTTCCATAAATGAGGGTTCTATTAAAGGTAAAAAATTATACCTTTTCGCAAATTCGACTATTCTTTCTTGAGCACTTATAATAGTTTGTTTTAAACCATCATAATCTCTTTTTAAAGATTCTGAAACTATTAACGGTACATCATAAACACCCTTTTTTATTTTTTTCATATCTTCACCTCAATAATATTCTACATTAACTTAAATTATATCATATTTTATATTATCAATTTAATAATTACTCAATTATATATCATAAAAAGCAAGTTATAAAACAATAGTCAATCGAAAACGATTGGCTATTTTTATAACTTCTTTATGTAAACGGTTTTACCACATGCTGAAATATGTCGAAAAATGTAAATTTTTACCTGTAATTTGTTGACTATTATGGAAAATTATGGATATAATGGGCTTGTTAGAAACCGTTTACAATAGGAAGGGGAAATGTGTTATGAAGTCTATAAAGACTTACTTAGGTTTATTTACTTTGATCTTATTCTTGTCTACTTTATTTGCTTGTAGTATGCAAATGACTCTAACAGTAGATAAAAATGAATTAACTTTAGAAGTAAATCAAACAGAAAAATTATTGTATGAAACAAATGACAAGAAAGGAGTTACCTTCGAATCAAGTAATGATGAGATTGCTACTGTTGATAGTGAGGGAAATGTAGAAGCCATCTCAGAAGGGACAGTAACAATTACCATTACCTCAAAATCTGATGAGGATGTTAGAGTGGACATCACAGTAACGGTAGTTTTATCTGATCCTACAGAAATTACAATTACTGGTAATGATGCAGTAGTCGTAGAAGACACCGTTCAATTAACACACTCCGTGCTACCTGCTTCTGCAGATCAAGTTGTTACCTGGTCATCTAGTGATGAAACAATCGCTACAGTTGATGAAAATGGTTTAGTTACTGCATTAGCAGTAGGAACAACTACCATTACAGTAACTTCAACAAAAGACACATCAATTACATCTACTAAAGAGATTAAGGTTGTGTTACCTGATCCTACAGAAGTAATTATCTCAGGATCTGATGAAGTAACATTAGATGAAACGATTACATTATTAGGATTAGTTAATCCAGAATTAGCTAGTCAAGATATTATTTGGTCATCTAGTGAT from Mycoplasmatota bacterium carries:
- the glpX gene encoding class II fructose-bisphosphatase, with product MRNIVFEFSRITEQGALAAYKLIGRHDKNKADDAAVKAMRYMMNILDFDGEIVIGEGEMDEAPMLYIGEKVGKGGMRLDIAVDPIDGTKLVSEGKNNGVCVLAAAEKGLILKAPDMYMEKLAVSEGAKDAINLDLPLKDNLINIAKALGKDFSDLTVAILDRERHHKAIELMKSLNIKVYTSGEGDIVMGLLACMPFSDIDVLYGIGGAPEGVLLATAIRALGGNMEGRLVPYNQVYPKDDNCFELAEIEAKRCAEIGVEIGKKLIIDDLIRGDDFIFSLTGITNGELLQGVRRNGTMATTETLLIRGKSQTIRIIKSTHLLNKKDDYLLDLLL